A single region of the Streptomyces sp. NBC_01381 genome encodes:
- a CDS encoding response regulator transcription factor, with translation MTAESGAKAPARVVVVDDQTVVREGIVMLLGLLPGIEVVGSGGDGEEAVRLVAELAPDVVLMDLRMPRVDGAEATRRIRAEYPGTQVVVLTTYADDDSLFPALRAGARGYLTKDAGGDEIVRAVEDVLSGDAGLSPQIQRRLLERLAESEQPPAAPEPPDGLTTRETEVLVLIAEGMTNQEIAREMHVSTATVKTHINNLFAKTGIKDRAQAVRYAYRHGLAKPPGAALA, from the coding sequence ATGACCGCGGAGAGCGGCGCCAAGGCGCCGGCGCGCGTCGTGGTGGTCGACGATCAGACCGTGGTGCGCGAGGGGATCGTGATGCTGCTCGGGCTGCTGCCCGGTATCGAGGTCGTGGGCTCCGGGGGCGACGGCGAGGAGGCCGTGCGGCTGGTCGCCGAACTGGCCCCGGACGTCGTCCTGATGGACCTGCGCATGCCCCGGGTCGACGGTGCGGAGGCCACCCGCCGCATCCGTGCCGAGTACCCGGGAACGCAGGTGGTCGTGCTCACCACATACGCCGACGACGATTCACTCTTCCCCGCACTGAGGGCGGGCGCGCGCGGCTATCTCACCAAGGACGCGGGCGGGGACGAGATCGTGCGGGCCGTCGAGGACGTGCTCTCGGGGGACGCGGGGCTCTCGCCGCAGATTCAGCGGCGGCTGCTCGAGCGGCTGGCCGAGTCCGAGCAGCCCCCGGCCGCGCCGGAGCCGCCCGACGGCCTCACCACGCGCGAGACCGAAGTGCTCGTCCTGATCGCCGAGGGGATGACGAACCAGGAGATCGCCCGTGAGATGCACGTCTCGACGGCGACGGTGAAGACGCACATCAACAACCTCTTCGCCAAGACAGGCATCAAGGACCGTGCGCAGGCCGTGCGTTACGCCTACCGGCACGGTCTGGCGAAGCCGCCGGGAGCCGCTCTCGCGTGA
- a CDS encoding cation acetate symporter has protein sequence MTGDHQTLALLLFGVFVSVTLAITTWVSRNRHGSAEEFYAGGRLFSPMENGFAIAGDYMSAASFLGISGLIALFGYDGLLYSVGFLVAWLVVLFLVAELVRNCGRFTLADVVAARMRERPVRIAAGTSSVTVSVLYLVAQMVGAGSLVALLLGGTSGAAQAWTVIGVGALMVIYVSLGGMRATTWIQIVKAVLLMCGAIALTVLVLVRFHGDFDQLLRTAADRSGHGSQFLAPGLKYGGDWTARLDFISLGLALVLGTAGLPHILSRFYTVPTARAARRSVVWSIGLIGSFYLMTIVLGFGAAAIVGSDAVRGSNAAGNTAVPLLALDLGGGADSTGGTVLFAMVAAIAFATILAVVAGITLASSASVAHDLYASLRRKHAKPRSEVAVARVAAAGIGVVAIGLGLLARDLNVAFLVGLAFAVAASANLPVLLYSLFWRNFTTRGAVWSVYGGLLPSLVLVLLSPVVSGGPNSLFPGVDFQYFPLENPGLASIPLGFLAGWLGTVTSSEPADEAKHAETEVRSLTGAGAV, from the coding sequence ATGACCGGCGATCATCAGACACTCGCGCTGCTGCTGTTCGGCGTGTTCGTGTCCGTCACGCTCGCGATCACGACGTGGGTGAGCCGCAACCGGCATGGCTCGGCGGAAGAGTTCTATGCCGGCGGGCGGCTCTTCTCGCCCATGGAGAATGGTTTCGCCATCGCGGGCGACTACATGTCGGCCGCCTCCTTCCTCGGCATCTCCGGGCTGATCGCGCTGTTCGGCTACGACGGGCTGCTGTACTCGGTGGGGTTCCTCGTCGCGTGGCTCGTCGTGCTCTTCCTCGTGGCCGAACTGGTGCGCAACTGCGGTCGGTTCACGCTCGCCGACGTCGTCGCCGCCCGGATGAGGGAGCGGCCCGTGCGCATCGCCGCGGGAACTTCCTCGGTGACCGTGTCCGTTCTCTATCTGGTGGCGCAGATGGTGGGGGCCGGCTCACTGGTGGCGCTGCTGCTGGGCGGGACGAGCGGGGCGGCGCAGGCCTGGACGGTGATCGGCGTCGGCGCGCTCATGGTCATCTATGTGTCGTTGGGAGGGATGCGGGCCACCACCTGGATCCAGATCGTCAAGGCGGTCCTGCTGATGTGTGGCGCGATCGCACTGACCGTGCTCGTGCTTGTGAGGTTCCACGGCGACTTCGACCAGTTGCTGCGGACGGCGGCCGATCGCAGCGGGCACGGCAGCCAGTTCCTCGCGCCCGGGCTGAAGTACGGCGGCGACTGGACCGCGCGCCTCGACTTCATCAGCCTCGGCCTCGCGCTCGTCCTCGGCACGGCCGGGCTGCCACACATCCTGTCCCGCTTCTACACGGTGCCGACCGCGCGGGCCGCGCGCCGCTCGGTCGTCTGGTCCATCGGGCTCATCGGCAGCTTCTACCTGATGACGATCGTGCTCGGCTTCGGTGCCGCCGCGATCGTGGGCTCCGATGCCGTCCGCGGGTCGAACGCCGCGGGCAACACGGCGGTTCCGCTGCTCGCGCTCGATCTGGGAGGTGGTGCGGATTCCACAGGCGGAACGGTTCTCTTCGCGATGGTCGCCGCCATCGCCTTCGCCACGATCCTCGCCGTGGTCGCCGGGATCACGCTCGCCTCCTCGGCGTCCGTGGCCCACGATCTGTACGCGTCGCTGCGGCGCAAGCACGCCAAGCCGCGCAGCGAGGTGGCGGTGGCGCGGGTCGCCGCGGCCGGGATCGGCGTGGTCGCGATCGGCCTGGGGCTGCTCGCGCGTGACCTCAATGTGGCGTTCCTGGTTGGCCTGGCCTTCGCCGTCGCCGCGTCCGCCAATCTGCCTGTGCTGCTCTACTCGCTGTTCTGGCGGAACTTCACCACACGGGGCGCCGTCTGGTCGGTGTACGGGGGCCTGCTGCCCTCCCTGGTGCTGGTTCTGCTGTCACCCGTCGTCTCCGGCGGCCCGAACTCGCTCTTCCCTGGGGTGGACTTCCAGTACTTCCCCCTGGAGAACCCGGGGCTCGCCTCCATCCCGCTGGGCTTCCTCGCCGGATGGCTGGGCACCGTCACCTCGTCGGAGCCCGCGGACGAGGCCAAGCACGCGGAGACGGAAGTACGGTCGCTCACCGGGGCGGGAGCGGTGTAG
- a CDS encoding DUF1453 domain-containing protein, which translates to MSGLTNALVICAVVVLVIARQFKAQPVTADRRWWAIPAVLVFLAVREPGLLDPHHSEVSVALLGVELLVGLAMGFGWARTTHVWTAADGVVWSKGTKATAVVWGVGIALRLGLFGIGAMLGVRQGTAALMLALAATLLVRSGVLAQRAGLLRPAYGVADAAYEPMRKDPV; encoded by the coding sequence ATGTCCGGGCTCACCAACGCTCTGGTGATCTGCGCCGTCGTCGTCCTGGTGATCGCGCGTCAGTTCAAGGCGCAGCCGGTCACCGCGGACCGGCGCTGGTGGGCGATACCGGCCGTGCTGGTCTTCCTGGCCGTGCGCGAGCCCGGTCTGCTGGATCCGCACCACAGCGAGGTGTCCGTCGCCCTGCTCGGCGTGGAACTGCTCGTCGGCCTGGCCATGGGCTTCGGCTGGGCGCGCACCACACACGTGTGGACAGCGGCGGACGGTGTCGTGTGGAGCAAGGGGACCAAGGCCACCGCCGTCGTTTGGGGGGTCGGGATCGCGCTGCGGCTCGGTCTGTTCGGCATCGGCGCGATGCTCGGGGTGCGGCAGGGGACTGCCGCGCTGATGCTCGCCCTCGCGGCCACCCTCCTCGTCCGCAGCGGCGTCCTGGCGCAGCGGGCCGGCCTGCTCCGCCCCGCGTACGGTGTGGCGGACGCGGCGTACGAGCCGATGCGGAAGGACCCCGTGTGA
- a CDS encoding sensor histidine kinase — MEWPSREALAREGLSFARLWFVRVLRVLILAVLLWEAFHQDRGWRLVAGVALVVLCGGLGWAFFRTSFDHRLWPSLVLLVLLIAAAYAAALGDWRALALVLWCGTAVAALERLPLAAGVACVVVSLSAFAVYNTDNWLVTGLIVVGLALAGYTLRLDAEARGSTQRMLAQERAARVAEAETAALAERARIAREIHDVLAHSLSAQLVHLEAARLLIEGEATREQILDRVVAARSMAREGLAETRQALSALRGELTPVEDFLRELVASDGASVAVTGARRALPAEASQAVRRVAQEAVTNVRKHAPGAKVTVLLDYGEGEVTLDIRDSGAPPGELATSGAGYGLLGMRERAELLGGSLMAGPGEEGFVVTLKVPT, encoded by the coding sequence ATGGAATGGCCGTCCCGGGAAGCTCTCGCCCGGGAAGGGCTGAGCTTTGCCCGGCTGTGGTTCGTCAGGGTCCTGCGGGTGCTGATCCTCGCCGTTCTGCTGTGGGAGGCGTTCCACCAGGACAGAGGCTGGCGTCTGGTCGCCGGGGTCGCGCTGGTCGTGCTCTGCGGCGGGCTCGGCTGGGCCTTCTTCCGTACGTCGTTCGACCACCGGCTCTGGCCGTCGCTGGTCCTGCTCGTGCTGCTGATCGCGGCGGCGTATGCGGCGGCGCTGGGCGACTGGCGGGCCCTTGCGCTCGTCCTGTGGTGCGGGACGGCGGTCGCGGCCCTGGAGCGGTTGCCACTGGCGGCGGGCGTGGCCTGTGTCGTTGTCTCGCTGAGTGCCTTCGCCGTGTACAACACGGACAACTGGCTGGTCACCGGCCTGATCGTCGTCGGGCTCGCGCTCGCCGGGTACACGCTGCGGCTCGACGCCGAGGCGCGCGGGAGCACGCAGCGGATGCTCGCCCAGGAGCGGGCCGCCCGTGTCGCGGAGGCCGAGACGGCGGCGCTCGCCGAGCGGGCCCGCATCGCACGGGAGATCCATGACGTCCTTGCGCACAGCCTCTCGGCGCAACTCGTCCACCTCGAGGCGGCACGTCTGCTGATCGAGGGGGAGGCGACGCGCGAGCAGATACTGGACCGCGTCGTGGCGGCACGGTCCATGGCTCGCGAAGGGCTCGCGGAGACCCGGCAGGCGCTCTCGGCGCTGCGGGGCGAGCTGACGCCGGTCGAGGACTTCCTGCGCGAGCTGGTCGCGTCGGACGGCGCATCGGTGGCTGTCACGGGGGCGCGGCGTGCCCTGCCCGCCGAGGCGTCGCAGGCGGTGCGCAGAGTCGCGCAGGAGGCCGTGACGAATGTGCGCAAGCACGCGCCGGGCGCCAAGGTGACCGTCCTGCTCGATTACGGCGAGGGCGAAGTGACCCTGGACATACGCGATTCGGGCGCGCCGCCGGGTGAACTGGCCACCTCCGGGGCCGGGTACGGTCTGCTCGGGATGCGGGAGCGGGCCGAGTTGCTGGGCGGCTCCCTGATGGCAGGGCCGGGCGAGGAGGGCTTCGTCGTGACGCTGAAGGTGCCCACATGA
- a CDS encoding type IIA DNA topoisomerase subunit B, with protein sequence MTAETSVPSTALLTGADRDGSNYTARHLLVLEGLEAVRKRPGMYIGSTDSRGLMHCLWEIIDNSVDEALGGYCDHIEVILHDDASVEVRDNGRGIPVDVEPKTGLSGVEVVMTKLHAGGKFGGGSYAASGGLHGVGASVVNALSARLDVEVDRAGHTHAISFRRGVPGAFAKSGPDADFDSSAKLRKAKKIPKTRTGTRVRYWADRQIFLKDAKLSLETLHQRARQTAFLVPGLTIVVRDEYGLGEGGSKGEESFRFDGGISEFCEYLAQDKAVCDVLRFSGSGTFKETVPVLDDHGQMTPTEVTRELGVDVAMRWGTGYDTTLRSFVNIIATPKGGTHVTGFERSLTKTMNEALRTQKVLRVAEDDIVKDDALEGLTAVVTVRLAEPQFEGQTKEVLGTSAANRIVANVIAKELKAFLTSTKRDAKAQARSVMEKAVAAARTRIAARQHKDAQRRKTALESSSLPAKLADCRSDDVERSELFIVEGDSALGTAKLARNSEFQALLPIRGKILNVQKASVTDMLKNAECGAIIQVIGAGSGRTFDIDAARYGKIILLVDADVDGAHIRILLLTLFQRYMRPMVEAGRVFAAVPPLHRIELSQPKKGQDKYIYTYSDRELRDTLLELQRKNVRYKDSIQRYKGLGEMDADQLAETTMDPRYRTLRRINISDLESSEQVFDLLMGNDVAPRKEFITSSAATLDRSRIDA encoded by the coding sequence GTGACCGCCGAGACGTCCGTGCCGTCCACAGCGTTGCTGACCGGAGCAGACCGGGACGGTTCCAACTACACCGCGCGGCACCTGCTCGTCCTGGAGGGGCTCGAGGCCGTTCGCAAGCGTCCGGGCATGTACATCGGGTCGACGGACAGCCGCGGCCTGATGCACTGCCTCTGGGAGATCATCGACAACTCCGTCGACGAGGCCCTGGGCGGCTACTGCGACCACATCGAAGTCATCCTCCACGACGACGCCTCCGTAGAGGTCCGGGACAACGGCCGAGGCATCCCGGTGGATGTCGAGCCCAAGACCGGCCTCTCCGGAGTCGAGGTCGTCATGACGAAGCTCCACGCGGGCGGAAAGTTCGGCGGTGGCTCGTACGCCGCCTCCGGCGGTCTGCACGGCGTGGGCGCCTCCGTGGTGAACGCCCTCTCCGCGCGCCTCGACGTGGAGGTGGACCGCGCGGGACACACCCACGCCATCAGCTTCCGGCGCGGTGTCCCCGGCGCCTTCGCCAAGTCCGGGCCCGACGCCGACTTCGACTCGTCGGCCAAGCTGCGCAAGGCGAAGAAGATCCCCAAGACCCGCACCGGCACCCGTGTGCGCTACTGGGCGGACCGCCAGATCTTCCTCAAGGACGCCAAGCTCAGCCTGGAGACGCTGCACCAGCGCGCCCGCCAGACCGCGTTCCTGGTGCCGGGCCTGACCATCGTCGTACGCGACGAGTACGGCCTCGGGGAAGGCGGCAGCAAGGGCGAGGAATCCTTCCGCTTCGACGGCGGCATCAGCGAGTTCTGCGAGTACCTCGCGCAGGACAAGGCCGTCTGCGACGTCCTCCGCTTCTCCGGCTCGGGCACCTTCAAGGAGACCGTGCCGGTCCTCGACGACCACGGCCAGATGACGCCCACCGAGGTCACCCGTGAGCTCGGTGTGGACGTGGCGATGCGCTGGGGCACCGGGTACGACACGACGCTCCGGTCCTTCGTCAACATCATCGCCACCCCCAAGGGCGGCACCCATGTGACCGGCTTCGAGCGCTCCCTCACCAAGACGATGAACGAGGCGCTGCGCACCCAGAAGGTGCTGCGCGTGGCCGAGGACGACATCGTCAAGGACGACGCTCTCGAAGGCCTGACGGCCGTCGTCACGGTCCGCCTCGCCGAGCCGCAGTTCGAGGGCCAGACCAAGGAGGTGCTCGGCACCTCGGCGGCCAACCGCATCGTCGCCAACGTCATCGCCAAGGAGCTCAAGGCGTTCCTCACGTCCACCAAGCGTGACGCGAAGGCCCAGGCGCGCTCCGTCATGGAGAAGGCGGTCGCGGCCGCCCGTACGCGCATCGCGGCCCGCCAGCACAAGGACGCCCAGCGCCGGAAGACGGCCCTGGAGTCCTCCTCGCTGCCCGCGAAGCTCGCCGACTGCCGCAGCGACGACGTGGAGCGCAGCGAGCTCTTCATCGTCGAGGGCGACTCCGCGCTCGGCACCGCCAAGCTGGCGCGGAACTCCGAGTTCCAGGCGCTCCTGCCGATCCGCGGCAAGATCCTCAACGTTCAGAAGGCGTCCGTGACGGACATGCTGAAGAACGCCGAGTGCGGCGCGATCATCCAGGTCATAGGAGCCGGGTCCGGCCGGACCTTCGACATCGACGCGGCGCGCTACGGAAAGATCATTCTCCTCGTCGACGCCGATGTCGACGGCGCGCACATCCGCATCCTGCTGCTGACGCTGTTCCAGCGCTATATGCGGCCCATGGTCGAGGCGGGCCGGGTGTTCGCCGCGGTGCCGCCGCTGCACCGCATCGAGCTCAGCCAGCCCAAGAAGGGCCAGGACAAGTACATCTACACGTATTCGGACCGTGAGCTGCGGGACACGCTGCTGGAGCTGCAGCGCAAGAACGTCCGGTACAAGGACTCCATCCAGCGGTACAAGGGTCTGGGCGAGATGGACGCCGACCAGCTGGCCGAGACCACGATGGACCCGCGCTACCGCACCCTGCGCCGCATCAACATCTCCGACCTGGAGTCCTCGGAGCAGGTCTTCGATCTGCTGATGGGCAACGACGTGGCGCCCCGCAAGGAATTCATCACGAGCTCCGCGGCGACGCTGGACCGCTCGCGCATCGACGCGTAG
- a CDS encoding response regulator, protein MIEVLVVDDDVRVADVNAAYVAKVPGFRVAAKAHSAAEALRIVEELPIDLVLLDHYLPDETGLSVVRTLRERGHQTDVIMVTAARDVATVQAAMRHGALQYLVKPFSYAGLRAKLEAYATLRRTLDGGGEAEQAEVDRIFGALSATPAPELPKGHSPTTAELVRRALMGAEGPLSAQELANRTRLSRQTAQRYLKLLERSGRVRLSLKYGDTGRPEHRYEWTSSHS, encoded by the coding sequence ATGATCGAGGTGCTCGTCGTGGACGACGACGTCCGCGTCGCGGATGTCAACGCCGCCTACGTGGCGAAGGTCCCCGGCTTCCGTGTGGCCGCGAAGGCCCACAGTGCCGCCGAGGCGCTGCGGATCGTCGAGGAGCTCCCCATCGACCTGGTGCTGCTCGACCACTATCTGCCGGACGAGACGGGGCTCTCGGTCGTCCGTACGTTGCGCGAGCGCGGCCACCAGACCGACGTGATCATGGTGACGGCCGCACGCGATGTCGCCACGGTCCAGGCCGCGATGCGGCACGGTGCCCTGCAGTACCTGGTCAAGCCGTTCTCCTACGCGGGGCTTCGCGCCAAGCTCGAGGCGTACGCGACGCTGCGGCGCACCCTGGACGGCGGCGGCGAGGCCGAACAGGCCGAGGTCGACCGGATCTTCGGCGCCCTGTCGGCGACTCCCGCTCCGGAGCTGCCCAAAGGGCACTCCCCTACGACGGCCGAGCTGGTCCGCAGGGCGCTGATGGGCGCCGAAGGGCCGCTCTCCGCACAGGAGTTGGCCAACCGCACCCGGCTGAGCCGGCAGACGGCGCAGCGCTATCTGAAGCTCCTGGAGCGCTCGGGCCGCGTGCGGCTGAGTCTCAAGTACGGCGACACGGGCCGCCCGGAGCACCGCTATGAGTGGACGTCCAGCCACTCCTAG
- a CDS encoding DUF485 domain-containing protein, which translates to MEKHDGRDAGQARTGDLKDPWYDALASGWGELDGTGAPAPVVPPQAAPDRSASAADIYLEVQHSAAFQEVRGRYRRFVVPAVAVFFTWYVAYVVTATTAPGLMARPVTGSVNVAMLAGLGQFLTTFLLTWAYARHARLRRDRPALDLRWAVFEQKREQDQRREQERARGSER; encoded by the coding sequence GTGGAGAAGCACGACGGGCGCGACGCCGGGCAGGCACGGACCGGTGATCTCAAAGATCCCTGGTACGACGCGCTTGCCTCAGGCTGGGGCGAGTTGGACGGCACGGGCGCGCCGGCCCCCGTGGTGCCGCCCCAGGCCGCGCCGGACCGGAGCGCGAGCGCGGCCGACATCTATCTGGAGGTCCAGCACAGCGCGGCCTTCCAGGAGGTGCGGGGCCGGTACCGGCGGTTCGTCGTCCCGGCCGTGGCGGTCTTCTTCACCTGGTACGTCGCCTACGTCGTGACGGCCACGACGGCTCCTGGTCTCATGGCGCGGCCCGTCACGGGGTCCGTGAATGTCGCGATGCTCGCGGGCCTCGGACAGTTCCTCACGACCTTCCTGCTGACCTGGGCGTATGCCCGGCACGCCCGGCTGCGCAGGGATCGCCCGGCGCTGGACCTGCGCTGGGCCGTGTTCGAGCAGAAGCGGGAGCAGGACCAGCGAAGAGAACAGGAGCGGGCCCGGGGGAGCGAGCGATGA
- a CDS encoding serine protease, with product MPRPFAPTLTAALALAAAAAALPLAAPAPAAADSVVIGGSPVDVADSPWMVALSSRDRFGGTRAGQFCGGVVVGRSTVLTAAHCLSEEVLGVPLRELGDLKVIAGRGDLGTSEGREIPVLEASVNPRYDSFTNAGDMAVLRLAQPLPEGSAIRMAGPGDPAYEPGTRAAVYGWGDTTSAGDYARTLRSAQVRVLSDSLCEQAYPGSANGTYTSRSMLCAGEPGGGRDACQGDSGGPLVAQGRLIGLVSWGSGCGRAGSPGVYTRVSEVARAMGLRR from the coding sequence ATGCCTCGTCCTTTCGCCCCGACCCTGACGGCGGCACTGGCCCTTGCCGCCGCCGCAGCGGCGCTGCCGCTGGCCGCCCCTGCCCCGGCGGCGGCCGACAGCGTGGTCATCGGGGGCAGCCCGGTCGATGTGGCCGACAGCCCGTGGATGGTGGCGCTGTCCAGTCGTGACCGGTTCGGGGGTACGCGTGCGGGACAGTTCTGCGGAGGTGTGGTGGTCGGGCGCTCTACGGTCCTCACCGCGGCCCACTGCCTGAGCGAGGAAGTCCTCGGCGTGCCGCTGCGTGAGTTGGGCGACCTGAAGGTGATCGCCGGCCGCGGGGATCTGGGCACGTCCGAGGGCCGTGAGATTCCGGTGCTTGAGGCATCGGTGAATCCGCGTTACGACAGTTTCACGAACGCCGGTGACATGGCGGTGCTGAGGCTGGCGCAACCACTACCTGAGGGCTCCGCGATCCGCATGGCGGGGCCGGGGGATCCGGCGTACGAGCCCGGCACGCGGGCGGCCGTCTACGGGTGGGGTGACACGACGAGTGCAGGCGACTACGCGCGTACGTTGCGCTCCGCGCAGGTGCGCGTACTGTCCGACTCCCTGTGTGAGCAGGCGTATCCGGGCAGCGCGAACGGAACGTACACGTCCAGATCCATGCTGTGTGCGGGAGAACCTGGCGGCGGGCGTGACGCCTGCCAGGGGGACAGCGGCGGTCCACTGGTCGCACAGGGCAGGCTCATCGGCCTGGTGTCGTGGGGCAGTGGCTGCGGGCGGGCCGGGAGCCCCGGGGTCTATACGCGGGTCTCGGAGGTCGCCCGAGCGATGGGTCTGCGTCGCTGA